In the genome of Mercurialis annua linkage group LG8, ddMerAnnu1.2, whole genome shotgun sequence, the window AATTATGATGAAGAGGGGAGGTTCAATCCTCTAATGGATggaggggaacaacaatatccacccgcTCCTCCATTAGGGAATGTGAACCGACCAAGGCAACAAGACCACCTAAGGGATGATCGACCCCAAGCGCACGCACAAGTGCCAAaccaacaaagacaaactttgggtgagtttttcttgccggatgtggacaatgcaacttttggatgcttcgcaatgccggttcaagcggcaacttttgagatcaagccgagtaccattcaacttttggaaaatcgttgtgccttctttgggttgagtcatgaggatcctaatgagcatatcgccaagtttttgggtgttctaaacacattcaagcttcatgggataacggcGGACCAAATTAAACTTCGGATGTTCCCTTTTTCCTTGAGGGACAAGGCTAGCATTTGGTTGCACTCTCTACCTAATGAGTCCATTCACAATTGGAGGGAGTTGGCTCAAGCCTTCCTTaacaaatatttccctcatggcaAGACTACAAAGTTGACTAAAGACATACTTGAGTTTGTCCAATTTGAAGGAGAATCACTTCATGAGGCATGGGAGCGGTTCAAGGATTTACAACGAAGTGTACCCCATCATCGGCTCAATAGAGAGCATGTTATACAAATCTTCTATGATGGGACGAATGTCACTACCCGAGCTACTATCGATGCGGCTTCGGGGGGTTCACTTATGCAAAAGACTTATGAGGAAGCCCTTGAATTGGTGGAGAAATTGGCCGTGGTTAGTAGTACTTGGGGTCCTATGGAAAGAAGAGCGCCACCTACTCAAAAGTCACTCatgactcttgatcaagtgAGGGAGATGGAGTCCATAAAAGCCGCAAATGCTTCGCTTCAAGCTCAAGTGGATGCTCTCAAGAAACAAGTCGCTCCTATGCAAAGAAACGCTCCggtggcttatgttcaagtaggttgtgaattttgtggtgattttggccattcggGAGGAGAATGCCTAGTTACGGGTCAAGCCTTGAGTGAACAAGTCAACTACATCGGGGGACAAAGGCAAGCTAATGACCCCTACTCTAACACCtacaaccccggatggaggaatcatccaaacttcgggtggagaaatcaagaagggcaaggcaatgctcaagggcCTAATCAAGCGGGTCCAAGCTTCCAAGGTGGAAATAGACCTCCCCAACAACAAGGAAATTACCATCACAATCAAGGTCATGGCAACAATGCGGGTGCTAGACCTCAACATCCTCCCGGGTTTCAACCTCAAAGAAACATGGATGAAGGGAATATGCTTGCTAAGTTGATGGATGAGCTTAGAGAGATGAAGCAACTTCAAAAGAATCAAGCCGCCACTAATCAAATGCTTGAGACTCAAATCTCTCAACTTGCTATCAATCTTCAAggtagaccacaagggggattgccatctactacggagaacaaccctagagaacatgttaaggcggtagagctccgaagcgggagaaaccttgagaaagccaatggaAAGAGGCAAGTTGtcgaggaggatgagcctcaagtggtaattgacatagcaagttcaagtcaagagttgccaaaggaatgtgaggaagtggttgtcgaggttgaagagccctatgtgaggccaccaccgccgccaccgtttgtaccaccggttccattcccaagccggttaaggaaagctcaagggaacgaaaaatttcacaagttccttgagattttcaagaaattgcaaatcaatctaagcttggcggatgcacttcgggag includes:
- the LOC126661626 gene encoding uncharacterized protein LOC126661626 — protein: MNNEGNNYDEEGRFNPLMDGGEQQYPPAPPLGNLHGITADQIKLRMFPFSLRDKASIWLHSLPNESIHNWRELAQAFLNKYFPHGKTTKLTKDILEFVQFEGESLHEAWERFKDLQRSVPHHRLNREHVIQIFYDGTNVTTRATIDAASGGSLMQKTYEEALELVEKLAVVSSTWGPMERRAPPTQKSLMTLDQVREMESIKAANASLQAQVDALKKQVAPMQRNAPVAYVQVGWQGNAQGPNQAGPSFQGGNRPPQQQGNYHHNQGHGNNAGARPQHPPGFQPQRNMDEGNMLAKLMDELREMKQLQKNQAATNQMLETQISQLAINLQANVEAMNKGNVRKIDDFELPDSCLGREARDSVCLGREARSEIASCKNDLHVSTKTSSSRSRQGKNLPCLDREAHVSTKTCSVEPKVDFSTVSKVTFDSKELDDEYTEEDEPKPENLNKSNGVTPPSSELPPNVEMKPLPSHLRSPRSKKGGLCKW